The following nucleotide sequence is from Anaerolineae bacterium.
TGGACGCCCGGATGCAGGTGGAGCGGGGCGTGCGGCCGCATCCGTGGACCTATTTTCTCCAGCCCCTGCGGGAATTCCGCCGGCGTTATGTCACCTGGCAGGGATATCGTGACGGCTGGCACGGGTTGGTGCTCAGCCTGCTGATGGCCTATACCGCTTTCCGCACGACGTTGGAGGTGCGGCGCATCCTGCGCGCCGGCTAAAGCCCCATGCTTTCCAGCAGGGCCAGCAGGCCGCCGGAGAGCAGGGAATGTCCCCCCATGGCTATAGGGATAGGCGCCGCAAGCGCCGCGGCGATCAACTCCCGGATGACATTATCCTCGATATGCTCCGGCTGTCCCAGGTCCGCGTAACAGCGGTCGGCGTCCGAGGGCCAGTGGCCCAGATGGGCGAAGAGCACCCGGCTGTCGAGGATGACCGCGTCCGCTATCTGCGCCAGGTAGGAGAAAAGGCCGGCGAAGCCCTGCGTATCGGCGTAATATCCCACGAGGGAGCGCACTTCCCCCCGCGAAAGCCGGCCGCTGGCGCGCATGCCGCGCTCTTCGGAAATGACGTGCACCTGACAGGCGGCGCGCCGGCGCAGGGTGTGCCACACATCCGCCGAGATCCTTCCCACCAGGAGTAATGTCTTGTGCGGGTCCTTCAACACCCCTAGCACCCGGGTAATATGAGAGGCGTCCACCGGTGCTCCGTCCATGACGGCGCGGGTGTGCGGATGCAGACGCTCGCGGCACAGCTTCAGGATGAGCACATCGGTGATGGTGTCGATATCGAAAGAGGTGCCGGCACTGCGCGGCGGCTGTAGCACCTCGTGCTTGCCCATTTCCGCCAGTTTCCACGCCAGGTCGTTGTCGCGCGCCGGCGGTTCCACCTCCTCCAGCCAGCCGGCGGTGAAGCCCACCAGGTCCGAGGAGTACAGGTTGTTGGTGACCAGAGCTTGCGGGTTGTCTCGCAGGGTGTCCACCAGCGTTTGGAACTGGGACTGGGTGATGAGCGGCGCGGCCCCTCCGCCCATGTAGAGCACGCGCTGGTTCCTGGTGATACCGGCGGCCTGCAGTACATGCCGAAGGTGCCGGCCGAAGTGAAAATCCTCACCCGGCTCATCGGGGATGACCAGCACGGGCAGGGAAGATAACCGCTCCATGAAAGAGGCGCGGTTGGTGCTGACGATAACCCGTTCGACGCCGGCGAGCGACAGCCCCAGTGTGATCAGGTCCATCGCTACCGCCTCGCGCACTGCGCCCAGCAGTTGTTCGGGGAAGGCGAGGCCGGCGTCTCCCAGCATGATAAGGAGGTCCAGTTTGCCGGCGGTGTCAGTTGTGACAGAGTGCTCCGGTCCCATGGATTTCCTCGTCCCGATGTCCCGAAAGGCGTTTTACAGAAAAACAGGGGCGAAACGCATGAGCGATCGCCCCTGATGGTTCGCCAGATGGACTTTACATAACCTCAGGCTCGAGCAGGCCGTAGTTGCCGTCCTTGCGGCGGTAGACCACGTTGATTTGCGAGGTGTCGACGTTGTAGAACAGGAAGAAGTCATGCCCGAGCAGTTCCATCTGTTCGATGGCTTCCTGTTCGTCCATGGGCACAACGGGGAAGCGCTTGCGGCGGACGATCTGCGGGGCTTCCGTCTCCTCGATTTCCTCGACGGCGATGGGCAGGGCCTCACCCATGGGTTCCGCCGGCGCGCGTCCCTTGTTGCGCTCGCGCTTGCCCTTGTAGCGGGCGATCTGCTTGTACATCTTCTCGACCACGCGGTCAATGGCATCCCGCATGTCGCCGGCGCGTTCCTCCGCCCGCAGGATGGAGCCCTTGGTGCGGACGGTGACTTCACAGACCTGGCTGTGGTTGGAATTCTTCGTCGGTTCCGCGGTCAGCTCGACACGGGTTTCTTCAATCGAGGGGAGATAGCGGTCCAACTTGCCCAGCTTCTTCTGCACGTACGATTCCAGCCAATCCGTCAGCTCCAGGTTGCGGGTATGGATATACAGTTCCATAGGTGATCTCCTTTCTGGAGAATGTAAATGGTAGCGCTGAGGCTCCCCTATGCGGGGAGTAATTGAATTGTAGCGCATTTTGTGGGAATGTCAACCGCCTGAGGATGGAGGATTTCGGATTGCGGGTGAGGGAGATGGCGGGGTAGGGGGTGCGGTGAAGAGGCGGATAGGATCAGGGCGGAAAGGGGGAAGACCGCCGGCCTGCCGGCGCGGCGCGTTGGACAGAAAATGCCCCATCCGGTATACTCATCTGCGCGATGTGATCCCTACGGACAGGAGGAAGTATGGAAACGCTGTATCTGGACGGCGATCACCTGACGCTGGAAGACGTCTCCAAAGTGGCGTATGCCGCCCCGAATTCTCTCGCGATTCTCCTTACCGAAGAAGCCATCCAAAAGGTGGAACGAGCCCGACAGGCGGTAGATGAGGCCATCGCCCGTGGGGAGGTGGTCTACGGCATCACGACCGGTTTCGGTGCGTTCAAGGACCGCATCATCTCGCCGGCCCAAACGCGTCAGCTTCAGCGCAACATCATTATGAGCCATGCGGTGGGGGTGGGTAAGCCCATTAGTATTCCGCTCACCCGTGCCATGATGCTCATCCGTGCCAATACCCTTGCCAAGGGGCATTCGGGCATCCAGCTCCAGACACTGGAGCTTCTCCTGCGCATGCTGGAGCGCGGTGTGCATCCCATCGTTCCCGAGAAAGGCTCTCTCGGCGCCAGCGGCGACCTGGCACCGTTGGCACACATGGCGCTGGTGCTGATCGGGTTGGGGGAGGCGGAATACGCCGGCGAACGCCTGCCCGGCGCCGAGGCCCTGGCACGCGCCGGCCTCCAGCCAGTGGAATTGGGCGCCAAGGAAGGTCTGGCGCTCACCAACGGCACGGCCTTCATGTGTGCGCACGGTGTGCTGGCGACCCTGCGCGCGGAGAATGTGGCAAAGGTGGCGGACATCGCCGGCGCCCTTTCGCTCGAGGCCCTGCACGGCACTCCGGATGCCTTCGACGAGCGCATTCACGCCGTCCGCCCGCATCCCCGCCAGGTAGAGGCCGCGGCCTATTTCCGCCGGCTCATCGAGGGCAGTACCTTTACCCGTTCCTACGACCCGCTCAACGTCCAGGATGCCTACACCCTGCGCTGTATCCCGCAGGTGCACGGCGCGGCGCGCGACGCCATTCTGTACGCCCGCTGGGTGCTGAACATCGAGCTGAACAGCGTGACCGATAACCCTCTGCTTTTCTTCGAGGAAGATGGCACGCCGCGCTGGATCTCCGGCGGCAATTTCCACGGCGAGCCGGTGGCCATTGCCATGGATTACCTGTGTGTGGCGCTGGCGGAGCTGGGCAATATGTCGGAGCGCCGGCTCACCCGCCTGACGGACGAGGCCAGCAACGCCAATGTCCTGCCGGCGTTCCTCATTAAGCACGGTGGGCTGAACTCCGGCTTCATGCTGGTGCAGTACACCGCCGCGGCCCTGACCTCGGAAAATAAGGTGCTGGCGCATCCGGCCAGCGTGGACACCATCCCCACCTCTGCCAACACGGAGGACCATGTCAGCATGGGGCCGGCCGCGGCGCGCAAGGCCATGCAGATCCTGGACAACGTCGAATATATCCTGGCCATGGAACTGCTGGCCGCCGCGCAGGGCATTGATTTCCGGCGCGGGTGTCTGGGGCCTTCCGCCAAACTGGGGCGCGGCACGGCGGTGGCGTATGA
It contains:
- the raiA gene encoding ribosome-associated translation inhibitor RaiA; protein product: MELYIHTRNLELTDWLESYVQKKLGKLDRYLPSIEETRVELTAEPTKNSNHSQVCEVTVRTKGSILRAEERAGDMRDAIDRVVEKMYKQIARYKGKRERNKGRAPAEPMGEALPIAVEEIEETEAPQIVRRKRFPVVPMDEQEAIEQMELLGHDFFLFYNVDTSQINVVYRRKDGNYGLLEPEVM
- the hutH gene encoding histidine ammonia-lyase: METLYLDGDHLTLEDVSKVAYAAPNSLAILLTEEAIQKVERARQAVDEAIARGEVVYGITTGFGAFKDRIISPAQTRQLQRNIIMSHAVGVGKPISIPLTRAMMLIRANTLAKGHSGIQLQTLELLLRMLERGVHPIVPEKGSLGASGDLAPLAHMALVLIGLGEAEYAGERLPGAEALARAGLQPVELGAKEGLALTNGTAFMCAHGVLATLRAENVAKVADIAGALSLEALHGTPDAFDERIHAVRPHPRQVEAAAYFRRLIEGSTFTRSYDPLNVQDAYTLRCIPQVHGAARDAILYARWVLNIELNSVTDNPLLFFEEDGTPRWISGGNFHGEPVAIAMDYLCVALAELGNMSERRLTRLTDEASNANVLPAFLIKHGGLNSGFMLVQYTAAALTSENKVLAHPASVDTIPTSANTEDHVSMGPAAARKAMQILDNVEYILAMELLAAAQGIDFRRGCLGPSAKLGRGTAVAYDLIRQRVPFLENDDVMYPHIQAVHQLVVDGTLVREVNRALGDE